The following proteins come from a genomic window of Pseudomonas putida:
- a CDS encoding antiterminator Q family protein, whose product MKKRTYVDKALGDTEYMLEQWGWWRMSEMGVPRYVSPLYALMRDNVPSEGGARQHVITDDLALIIDGAVARLTKRNQQMGDFVWAYYGSKHPAMRVGREAGMSERKAREIIKAGVAWIDCALEEIREAA is encoded by the coding sequence ATGAAGAAACGAACCTACGTGGACAAGGCGCTGGGCGACACCGAATACATGCTCGAGCAGTGGGGCTGGTGGCGAATGAGTGAGATGGGGGTGCCACGCTACGTGTCACCACTCTATGCGCTCATGCGCGACAACGTACCCAGCGAGGGCGGTGCTCGGCAGCATGTCATCACAGACGACCTGGCCCTGATCATCGACGGAGCGGTGGCCAGGCTGACGAAGCGCAACCAGCAAATGGGTGACTTCGTCTGGGCCTACTACGGCTCAAAGCACCCAGCCATGCGAGTCGGAAGGGAAGCAGGCATGTCCGAGCGCAAGGCCCGGGAGATCATCAAGGCCGGCGTTGCATGGATCGACTGCGCCCTCGAAGAAATTCGAGAAGCTGCGTAA
- a CDS encoding acyloxyacyl hydrolase: MKNVLAVVALSLFAASAGAAELSGALGATGQGGLTARVGIGFNWDKSWFESSTGRLTGYWDAGYTYWEAGDASGGAHSLSFAPVFVYEFGSGNVKPFIEAGIGVAVFSGTSAGDQDFGSAFNFEDRIGAGLKIGETQKVGIRAIHYSNAGIKQPNDGIESYSLFYSHQI, encoded by the coding sequence ATGAAAAACGTTCTCGCCGTTGTGGCGCTTTCCCTTTTCGCTGCGTCCGCCGGAGCGGCTGAGCTATCCGGAGCGCTTGGCGCGACAGGCCAAGGTGGTCTTACAGCGCGCGTCGGCATTGGCTTTAACTGGGACAAAAGCTGGTTTGAATCCAGTACTGGCCGTCTCACCGGTTATTGGGATGCTGGCTACACCTACTGGGAAGCAGGCGATGCTTCAGGTGGGGCTCACTCGCTGTCCTTCGCTCCTGTGTTCGTCTATGAGTTCGGCAGTGGGAATGTGAAGCCCTTCATCGAGGCGGGTATCGGCGTGGCCGTGTTCTCAGGCACTTCGGCAGGCGATCAGGATTTTGGCTCTGCTTTCAACTTCGAAGACCGTATTGGTGCGGGTCTCAAGATTGGCGAGACACAGAAAGTAGGCATCCGAGCGATTCACTACTCCAACGCTGGTATCAAGCAGCCGAACGACGGCATTGAGTCGTACTCTCTCTTCTACAGTCACCAGATTTAA
- a CDS encoding ECs_2282 family putative zinc-binding protein, protein MKVTLKCAKCGSDKFEVPARPNDNSKVTCGKCGAVETYGKLMKAVGDKVTKDLQRQLGKMFK, encoded by the coding sequence ATGAAGGTAACCCTCAAGTGCGCCAAGTGCGGCAGTGACAAGTTCGAGGTTCCGGCTAGGCCGAACGACAACTCGAAGGTCACCTGCGGCAAATGCGGTGCTGTCGAGACTTACGGGAAGCTCATGAAGGCTGTGGGCGACAAGGTCACGAAAGACCTGCAGCGGCAGCTCGGGAAAATGTTCAAGTGA
- a CDS encoding DUF6555 family protein, translating into MPVSNIYVVAYHLYGEAREFIVRAERMDNAEAWHWAACEAGVGVIPKFTASDIRKVSRPAAERFGITDVQWRRSGNL; encoded by the coding sequence ATGCCCGTCAGTAACATCTATGTGGTCGCTTATCACCTCTATGGAGAAGCTCGCGAATTCATCGTCCGCGCCGAGAGGATGGATAACGCTGAGGCCTGGCACTGGGCTGCCTGCGAAGCCGGCGTTGGAGTCATCCCTAAGTTCACTGCTTCGGATATCAGAAAAGTCTCTCGGCCTGCTGCTGAGCGCTTCGGCATAACTGACGTCCAATGGCGGAGGTCCGGCAACCTATGA
- a CDS encoding chemotaxis protein — MDPTDLGPGTATWLGGSGIVVTGALLWVRRFLSKDAADRAMDNADIGTVRRLNELLDSEREARKLAEARADQFAKERNELAAAVGRMEGKIEALTCQVGQLTEKVTTQSAEISRLRAQLGGTA; from the coding sequence ATGGACCCGACCGACCTGGGCCCAGGCACAGCCACCTGGCTGGGCGGTAGTGGCATCGTTGTCACGGGCGCATTGCTATGGGTGCGCCGCTTCCTGTCCAAGGACGCTGCTGATCGCGCTATGGACAATGCCGATATCGGCACTGTCCGCCGGCTTAATGAACTGCTCGATTCCGAGCGAGAGGCCCGAAAGCTGGCCGAGGCCCGCGCCGATCAGTTCGCCAAGGAGCGCAACGAGTTGGCAGCAGCAGTTGGACGGATGGAAGGAAAGATCGAAGCGCTCACGTGTCAGGTGGGCCAGCTCACTGAGAAGGTGACCACGCAGAGCGCAGAGATTTCCCGGCTGCGTGCACAGCTTGGAGGTACAGCCTGA
- a CDS encoding HNH endonuclease: MPLRPQRPCRAQGCRSLHRNANGYCDGHADLAAEQAKAWATRKGSGRGGRPWRRKRERILKRDQYLCRCDDCNRLGRIREAHEVDHIVALAHGGTDDDHNLRAINRDCHKAKTQLESKAIKK, encoded by the coding sequence ATGCCGCTGAGGCCGCAGCGCCCATGCCGAGCTCAGGGTTGCCGATCTCTGCACCGTAATGCCAATGGTTACTGTGATGGGCATGCCGACCTAGCTGCTGAGCAGGCCAAGGCCTGGGCCACCCGGAAGGGCTCAGGTCGTGGTGGTCGTCCCTGGAGACGTAAGCGTGAGCGAATCTTGAAGCGAGACCAGTACCTCTGTCGGTGTGATGACTGCAACCGGCTTGGTCGCATCCGCGAAGCGCATGAGGTTGACCATATCGTGGCCTTGGCCCATGGCGGCACCGACGATGATCACAACCTGCGGGCGATCAACCGCGACTGCCATAAGGCGAAGACGCAGCTGGAGTCGAAAGCGATCAAAAAATGA
- a CDS encoding phage terminase small subunit, translated as MARPRKPTNVLELTGAFKKDPQRRREDAEPVGELTAPPAHINGAVLHAWKEIAKYAPRDVLTNSDRLSLELAANLLAQFRNDPLDFPAAKLVRLEAMLGKFGMTPADRSKVGGGKKDAPKGNAFAEL; from the coding sequence ATGGCCCGACCGCGCAAGCCGACCAACGTGCTTGAGCTGACCGGTGCGTTCAAGAAAGACCCCCAGCGACGCCGCGAGGATGCCGAACCGGTGGGTGAGCTGACCGCACCGCCGGCTCACATCAACGGAGCAGTGCTCCACGCCTGGAAGGAGATTGCGAAGTACGCCCCGCGGGACGTGCTGACCAACTCCGACCGACTCAGCCTGGAACTGGCCGCCAACCTACTGGCCCAGTTCCGCAACGACCCACTCGATTTCCCTGCTGCCAAGCTAGTGCGCCTGGAGGCCATGCTCGGCAAGTTCGGCATGACGCCGGCTGACCGGTCCAAGGTGGGCGGGGGTAAAAAAGACGCGCCGAAGGGCAATGCATTCGCGGAGCTGTAA
- a CDS encoding terminase large subunit yields the protein MAKVKFPLMKAAEKYAKDVVAGKILVCKWIQLLAQRHLDDLTASKRKDFPYKFDPAKAEKVAKFLQLLPHTKGKWGGKKQLIKLEPWQLFSVCVPFGWVRKKDGTRRYRTILVFVPRKNGKSIIGGGVGLYMFVADGEFGAEVYSGATTEKQAWEVFRPAKLMVERTDDLREHYGVDVNASNMVVLADGSRFEPVIGKPGDGSSPSCSVVDEYHEHQDSTLYDTMETGMGAREQPIMLVITTAGSSIGGPCHQLIRDSERMLEGVIERPDLWPALYTIDHGDDWTSEIALRKANPNFGISVGEDFLLARQRDAMQSATKQATFRTKHLNEWVGAKNAWLNMLRWKEAPVRKSLAELEGRPCYGSLDLASKIDIAANLLIFPPHGDDPFWHIHARYYLPEARVLEELDSNTARYREFDALGLLTLTDGEVTDFEVIKEDMREFAGRFEIRAYAYDPWQATQLAQEMDAEGLPMVELRQTVQNLSEPMKEVEALVLQRKLAHGDCPVLTWMASNVVAKLDVKDNIYPNKERPENKIDGMVSLITGCAVAIKLGIDDSGHFDDFLASPIVVG from the coding sequence ATGGCCAAGGTGAAATTTCCGCTGATGAAGGCGGCCGAAAAGTACGCCAAGGATGTCGTCGCCGGAAAGATCCTCGTCTGCAAATGGATCCAGCTGCTGGCCCAGCGTCACCTTGACGACCTGACTGCCTCAAAGCGCAAGGACTTTCCGTACAAATTCGATCCCGCCAAGGCGGAGAAAGTCGCCAAGTTCCTGCAGCTTTTGCCGCACACCAAGGGTAAATGGGGCGGAAAGAAGCAGCTGATCAAGCTGGAGCCCTGGCAGCTCTTCTCGGTCTGCGTGCCGTTCGGCTGGGTCCGCAAGAAGGATGGCACCCGGCGTTACCGGACGATCCTGGTGTTCGTACCCAGGAAGAACGGCAAATCGATCATCGGCGGCGGCGTGGGTCTGTACATGTTCGTCGCCGACGGAGAATTCGGCGCCGAGGTCTACTCTGGCGCGACCACGGAGAAGCAGGCCTGGGAGGTATTCAGGCCGGCCAAGCTGATGGTCGAGCGTACCGACGACTTGCGAGAGCACTACGGCGTCGACGTGAACGCTTCCAACATGGTCGTCTTGGCTGATGGGTCGCGCTTCGAACCGGTCATTGGCAAGCCTGGCGACGGCTCTTCGCCGTCCTGCTCGGTGGTGGACGAGTACCACGAACACCAAGATTCGACGCTCTACGACACCATGGAAACCGGCATGGGCGCTCGCGAGCAGCCCATCATGTTGGTCATTACCACGGCGGGCTCCAGCATCGGCGGCCCGTGCCACCAGCTGATCCGCGACTCCGAGCGGATGCTGGAAGGTGTCATTGAGCGTCCGGATCTCTGGCCCGCGCTCTACACCATTGACCATGGCGATGACTGGACCAGCGAGATCGCGCTGCGCAAGGCGAATCCGAACTTCGGCATTTCGGTCGGCGAGGACTTCCTGCTGGCCCGCCAGCGTGACGCGATGCAGTCGGCAACCAAGCAGGCCACCTTCCGCACCAAGCACCTGAACGAGTGGGTAGGCGCCAAGAATGCCTGGCTCAACATGCTGCGCTGGAAAGAGGCCCCGGTCAGGAAGAGCCTTGCAGAACTGGAGGGCCGTCCGTGCTACGGCAGTCTCGACCTGGCGAGCAAGATCGACATTGCTGCGAACCTGCTGATCTTCCCGCCTCATGGCGACGACCCGTTTTGGCATATCCATGCCAGGTATTACCTGCCCGAAGCGCGAGTGCTCGAGGAGCTGGACAGTAACACCGCGCGGTACCGTGAGTTCGATGCTCTCGGTCTGCTGACCCTAACTGACGGAGAGGTCACCGACTTCGAAGTCATCAAGGAGGACATGCGCGAGTTTGCCGGTCGCTTCGAAATCCGGGCCTACGCCTACGACCCGTGGCAGGCAACGCAGCTAGCCCAGGAAATGGACGCTGAAGGATTGCCGATGGTGGAGCTGCGTCAGACGGTGCAGAACCTGAGCGAACCTATGAAAGAGGTTGAAGCCCTGGTGCTGCAGCGAAAGCTGGCCCACGGTGACTGCCCAGTTCTGACCTGGATGGCCTCGAACGTAGTGGCGAAGCTGGACGTGAAGGACAACATCTACCCCAACAAGGAGCGCCCGGAGAACAAGATCGACGGCATGGTGAGCCTGATCACCGGCTGCGCCGTGGCCATCAAGCTCGGTATCGACGACTCCGGCCACTTCGATGACTTTCTTGCCAGCCCGATCGTGGTTGGTTAA
- a CDS encoding phage portal protein, giving the protein MAKSLTQILGQALVKSAEPGVASSLAGWAGRKIGLTDSAFWNTFYGTDSASGKVVSQQTALQLSTVWACVRLIAETIATLPIALYEDKKGAPVVASSHPVNFVISQQPNADQTPVEFWENVMASLLLQGNAFCEPHQSGRTLTSLEFLLPQNMSPPRRLADGSIEYRYTDNFGKPHTLTEDQMVHVRAFGVDPLCGLSPLAYGRQVLGSAMAADESAAKMFANGMKLGGVLSTDQILKPDQRKDIREDMIKQFSGATNHGKTMVLEAGMKYQQVSMTPEDAQMLQTRAFNVEEICRWFRVPPWMVGHTQNSTSWGTGMEQQMIGFLSFTLLPWIKRIEMCANRRLLRPDERRRFYVKFNPEGLLRMDSAARAAFYSSMTQNGIYTRDECRLKENMPPEGGNAARLTVQSNMLPIDKLGEDPGGANQAKAALLDWLNDQPRGKSE; this is encoded by the coding sequence GTGGCTAAATCACTCACGCAGATCCTCGGCCAGGCCCTGGTGAAGTCGGCGGAGCCGGGAGTGGCATCGAGTTTGGCTGGCTGGGCTGGCCGCAAGATCGGCCTAACCGACTCCGCTTTCTGGAACACCTTCTACGGCACCGACTCGGCATCGGGGAAGGTGGTCAGCCAGCAAACGGCGCTCCAGCTCTCTACGGTATGGGCCTGCGTGCGCTTGATCGCTGAAACCATCGCCACGCTGCCGATCGCCTTGTACGAGGACAAGAAGGGTGCGCCAGTGGTGGCCAGCTCTCACCCGGTCAACTTCGTCATCAGCCAACAGCCGAACGCTGACCAAACTCCGGTGGAGTTCTGGGAGAACGTAATGGCCAGCCTGCTCCTGCAGGGGAACGCATTCTGCGAGCCCCACCAGAGCGGCCGGACGTTGACGAGCTTGGAGTTCCTGCTACCGCAGAACATGTCGCCCCCGCGGCGTCTGGCGGACGGCTCCATCGAGTACCGCTATACCGACAACTTCGGTAAGCCTCACACGCTGACCGAGGATCAGATGGTTCACGTCCGAGCCTTCGGGGTGGACCCGCTTTGCGGCCTGTCGCCGCTGGCCTACGGGCGGCAGGTACTTGGCTCGGCCATGGCCGCTGATGAGTCGGCGGCGAAGATGTTCGCCAACGGCATGAAGCTTGGCGGAGTGCTGTCCACCGACCAGATCCTCAAGCCGGACCAGCGGAAGGATATCCGCGAGGACATGATCAAGCAGTTCTCCGGCGCGACGAACCACGGCAAGACCATGGTTCTCGAGGCGGGCATGAAGTACCAGCAGGTATCCATGACGCCCGAGGATGCCCAAATGCTGCAGACCAGGGCGTTCAACGTCGAGGAAATTTGCCGCTGGTTCCGCGTGCCGCCCTGGATGGTCGGACACACGCAGAACTCCACCAGCTGGGGTACTGGCATGGAGCAGCAGATGATCGGCTTCCTGTCCTTCACCCTGTTGCCCTGGATCAAACGCATCGAGATGTGCGCCAACCGGCGACTGCTGCGCCCAGATGAGCGGCGGCGCTTCTACGTGAAGTTCAACCCGGAAGGGCTGCTTCGCATGGATAGCGCGGCGCGTGCGGCTTTCTACAGCTCCATGACCCAGAACGGGATCTACACCCGGGACGAGTGCCGGCTCAAAGAGAACATGCCCCCGGAGGGAGGCAACGCGGCAAGGCTCACCGTGCAATCCAACATGCTGCCGATCGACAAGCTGGGCGAAGACCCCGGTGGCGCCAATCAGGCCAAGGCGGCACTGCTCGACTGGCTCAACGACCAGCCAAGAGGTAAATCAGAATGA
- a CDS encoding HK97 family phage prohead protease yields MTSAPSSWWSAPGTKADHKDRAAAVKYRSFDYDVKAVGDDGRFSGYGSVFGVVDSYKEVVAPGAFLESIEDTKAKGRTFPVLWQHMTREPIGSWDIESLKEDDHGLFGDGELWLPDAPYARIAYRGMQTRSITGLSIGYYIRESSFDQKTGIRTLTKLDLIEISIVTVPANDDARTDTIKSKLAHGGLPSMPEFELLLREAGFSKTQSAVIANRGLQHLLRSESEGDLAAIEIVEALKSRPALSLPSF; encoded by the coding sequence ATGACATCTGCACCCAGCAGCTGGTGGTCTGCGCCCGGTACCAAGGCAGATCACAAGGACCGAGCAGCGGCGGTCAAGTACCGCTCTTTCGACTATGACGTGAAGGCTGTCGGCGACGACGGCCGGTTTTCTGGCTACGGCTCGGTGTTCGGCGTGGTCGACAGCTACAAGGAAGTGGTTGCTCCTGGCGCATTTCTCGAATCGATCGAAGATACCAAGGCCAAGGGCCGTACCTTTCCTGTGCTCTGGCAGCACATGACCCGAGAGCCGATTGGCAGTTGGGATATTGAAAGCCTGAAAGAAGACGATCACGGCTTGTTTGGCGACGGCGAACTGTGGCTGCCGGATGCCCCATACGCTCGAATCGCTTACCGCGGCATGCAAACCCGCTCGATCACCGGTTTGTCCATCGGTTACTACATCCGAGAATCGAGCTTCGACCAAAAGACCGGTATCCGAACCTTGACGAAGCTCGACTTGATCGAGATCTCGATCGTCACCGTGCCGGCCAACGACGATGCGCGTACCGACACCATCAAATCGAAGCTGGCCCACGGCGGCCTGCCTTCGATGCCCGAATTTGAGTTGCTCCTGCGCGAGGCAGGCTTCTCGAAAACTCAGTCCGCGGTGATTGCCAACCGTGGCCTGCAGCACCTGCTCCGGAGCGAGTCCGAGGGCGACCTGGCAGCAATCGAAATCGTCGAGGCGTTGAAGTCGCGCCCGGCACTTTCTCTCCCATCGTTTTGA
- a CDS encoding phage major capsid protein produces the protein MHNAMSNQARSEHRQFQRKEHAEDKLQLKAVNDLLDERDKEIKAFAAKATEEIKSHGTILADTKTILDGLVKDGLGLQDRLQEIEQKLARRFSANDPVDFKSAGEELTECDDFKSLQTRGRGIVRVGRKAVTNITSATNGTGGVGVGIQPTRVPGIVVGPEREFTIRDLIMPGRTGSNAVEFVQETGFQNMAAPQAGEGAAKAQSDLSFGLKTTNVITIAHWFRASKQVLSDIPLLQSYINGRAIYGLKYKEEEQLLAGDGTGQNLLGLIPQATAFNEALRKAGDTKIDTLRRAILQVRVAEYRASAIALNPVDWADIELTKDANGSYIWVNVQEGGVQRLWKLPVVDSNAVPEGEFLVGAMNIAAQVFDREEAAVEVSTEDGDNFRTNMVTIRAEERLALAVYRPESFVHGEFEATP, from the coding sequence ATGCATAACGCCATGAGCAACCAGGCTCGCTCCGAACACCGCCAGTTCCAGCGCAAAGAGCACGCCGAAGACAAGCTGCAACTGAAAGCGGTCAACGACCTGCTCGATGAGCGCGACAAAGAGATCAAGGCGTTCGCCGCCAAGGCCACTGAAGAGATCAAGTCGCACGGCACCATCCTGGCTGACACCAAGACCATTCTTGACGGCCTGGTGAAGGACGGCCTGGGCCTGCAGGACCGTCTGCAGGAGATCGAGCAGAAGTTGGCCCGCCGCTTCTCCGCCAATGATCCGGTCGATTTCAAGTCGGCTGGCGAGGAGCTGACCGAATGCGACGACTTCAAGTCGCTGCAAACTCGCGGTCGCGGCATCGTTCGTGTGGGCCGGAAGGCCGTGACCAACATCACCAGCGCTACCAACGGCACCGGAGGCGTCGGCGTGGGCATCCAGCCGACCCGCGTGCCAGGCATCGTCGTGGGTCCCGAGCGTGAGTTCACCATTCGTGATCTGATCATGCCAGGGCGCACCGGCTCGAACGCGGTCGAGTTCGTGCAGGAAACCGGCTTCCAGAACATGGCCGCGCCCCAGGCGGGTGAGGGCGCCGCGAAGGCGCAGTCCGATCTGTCCTTCGGCCTGAAAACCACCAACGTCATCACCATTGCCCACTGGTTCCGTGCTTCCAAGCAGGTGCTGTCGGACATCCCGCTCCTGCAGAGCTACATCAACGGTCGAGCGATCTACGGCCTGAAGTACAAAGAAGAAGAGCAGTTGCTGGCCGGCGACGGCACCGGGCAGAACCTTCTGGGCCTGATCCCACAGGCTACCGCGTTCAACGAGGCGCTGCGCAAGGCTGGCGACACCAAGATCGACACCCTGCGCCGCGCGATCTTGCAGGTGCGCGTTGCCGAGTACCGCGCTTCGGCCATCGCCCTCAACCCGGTGGACTGGGCCGACATCGAGCTGACCAAGGACGCCAACGGCTCCTACATCTGGGTGAACGTCCAAGAAGGCGGCGTCCAGCGCCTGTGGAAGCTGCCTGTGGTGGACAGCAACGCCGTCCCTGAAGGCGAGTTCCTGGTCGGCGCGATGAACATCGCAGCCCAAGTGTTCGACCGCGAGGAAGCGGCTGTCGAGGTCTCCACCGAAGACGGTGACAACTTCCGCACCAACATGGTCACCATCCGCGCCGAAGAGCGCCTGGCGTTGGCGGTGTATCGCCCCGAGTCGTTCGTGCACGGTGAATTCGAAGCCACCCCGTAA
- a CDS encoding head-tail connector protein has product MSVIAIDLAMHHLLAEPEDQVLVQAQLDAAEEAAMQFLNRRVYLDQVTLDEARAGVSAALQQAREANVAAVAAAEAEQDHTLRCRLLDHARQALADAYDQADAIAYGMVLNPSIQAACLLKLGHLFANREDVVTGTIATELPVASQHLLMPYRIRMGV; this is encoded by the coding sequence ATGTCTGTGATCGCCATCGACCTGGCCATGCACCACCTGCTGGCCGAACCTGAAGACCAGGTATTGGTCCAGGCGCAGCTCGATGCGGCGGAGGAAGCGGCCATGCAGTTCCTCAACCGCCGCGTCTACTTGGACCAAGTGACGCTCGACGAAGCCCGTGCTGGCGTGTCTGCAGCTCTGCAGCAAGCCAGGGAGGCGAATGTTGCGGCGGTGGCCGCGGCTGAGGCAGAGCAGGACCACACGCTGCGCTGCCGATTGCTCGATCATGCGCGCCAGGCTTTGGCCGATGCGTATGACCAGGCCGACGCCATCGCCTACGGCATGGTGCTCAACCCTTCCATCCAGGCGGCTTGCCTGCTGAAGCTGGGCCATTTGTTTGCCAACCGCGAGGATGTCGTGACCGGGACCATTGCTACCGAGCTTCCGGTGGCGTCGCAGCACCTGCTGATGCCGTATCGCATACGGATGGGTGTGTGA
- a CDS encoding phage head closure protein → MQAGKLRHRIDIQELKAVRDPVTLEFGEPEWVTRWERCPARVEDLSTRDFISAQAGQAQATSRMVIRYRPGVLPTMRIRYRGEVYSIVGPPLADAKSGLYYLTILVEKGVKDG, encoded by the coding sequence ATGCAGGCCGGCAAGCTCCGGCACCGCATCGACATTCAGGAGCTGAAAGCGGTGCGTGACCCGGTGACCCTGGAGTTCGGGGAGCCAGAATGGGTCACTCGCTGGGAGAGGTGCCCAGCCAGGGTCGAAGACCTGTCGACCAGAGACTTCATCTCAGCTCAGGCCGGCCAGGCGCAGGCCACAAGTCGGATGGTTATCCGGTACCGGCCTGGCGTCCTACCCACAATGCGCATCCGTTACCGGGGCGAGGTGTACAGCATCGTCGGCCCGCCGCTGGCCGACGCCAAATCCGGCCTCTACTACCTGACGATCTTGGTCGAGAAGGGGGTGAAAGATGGCTGA
- a CDS encoding HK97-gp10 family putative phage morphogenesis protein, whose protein sequence is MADGVEFSITGLETLLGKLESVSYDVRRKGGRAALRKAAQVVVQKAKEGAERIDDKATGRSIADNIALRWNGKLFKQTGDLGFRIGVLHGAVLKDGGDLSQNAPTPHWRLFEFGTEKMAAAPFMRPALANSISEVTNTFVTEYEKAIDRAIRRAAKKAASS, encoded by the coding sequence ATGGCTGATGGCGTCGAGTTCAGCATCACCGGCTTGGAGACCCTGCTGGGGAAGCTGGAGTCGGTCAGCTATGACGTTCGGCGCAAGGGTGGCCGGGCCGCACTTCGAAAGGCTGCCCAGGTCGTGGTGCAGAAGGCCAAGGAAGGCGCCGAGCGCATCGATGACAAGGCCACTGGCCGCTCAATCGCAGACAACATCGCCCTGCGCTGGAACGGCAAGCTTTTCAAGCAGACAGGCGACCTGGGCTTTCGCATCGGCGTTCTGCACGGTGCCGTACTCAAGGATGGCGGCGATCTCAGCCAGAACGCTCCGACGCCTCACTGGCGCCTGTTCGAGTTCGGTACCGAGAAAATGGCCGCAGCTCCGTTCATGCGACCGGCCCTGGCCAATAGCATCAGCGAAGTCACCAACACCTTCGTCACCGAGTACGAGAAGGCGATAGACCGCGCTATCCGGCGCGCTGCGAAGAAGGCTGCATCCTCATGA
- a CDS encoding DUF3168 domain-containing protein: protein MTPPIELVCAADPGVTALLGSGVDLRMYPFGEAPEGVAKPYAVWQLVNGSPENYLAGRPDADGFTLQVDVYGTTSKSVRQVRDAIRDAIELRAYVTRWGGETRDSATKNYRASFDVDWWMQR, encoded by the coding sequence ATGACACCACCCATTGAACTGGTTTGCGCAGCAGACCCCGGCGTCACGGCGCTGCTCGGAAGTGGCGTTGACCTGCGCATGTACCCATTCGGCGAGGCGCCCGAAGGCGTGGCCAAGCCCTATGCGGTGTGGCAGCTGGTGAACGGCAGTCCAGAGAACTACCTGGCCGGCCGGCCAGATGCCGATGGCTTCACCCTGCAGGTCGACGTGTACGGGACCACCAGTAAATCGGTGCGTCAGGTGCGCGATGCGATTCGCGATGCAATTGAATTGCGTGCCTACGTCACCCGCTGGGGGGGCGAAACCCGCGACTCCGCTACCAAGAACTACCGGGCCAGCTTCGACGTGGACTGGTGGATGCAACGCTGA
- a CDS encoding phage tail tube protein: MSMNAQGAQLYALLPPAAGTGPMTVMEVECLTAFNPGGAPADQIDDTCLADTDRKYKKGLRTPGQATATILADPRNASHVRMFQLSQDDDDSDILWALGWSDGKGIAPTVSSSGDDFELPKTRTWCLFAGYVADFPFDFASNASVSTAATIQRSGKLNWIIKENP; encoded by the coding sequence ATGTCGATGAATGCTCAGGGCGCCCAGCTCTACGCGCTACTGCCGCCTGCTGCCGGCACCGGACCAATGACCGTGATGGAGGTGGAGTGCCTTACGGCATTCAACCCCGGCGGTGCGCCTGCGGATCAGATCGATGACACCTGCCTGGCTGACACTGATCGCAAGTACAAAAAGGGCCTTCGCACCCCGGGTCAAGCTACTGCAACAATCCTGGCGGATCCACGCAACGCCAGTCATGTGCGCATGTTTCAGCTGTCTCAGGACGATGACGATTCCGACATCCTCTGGGCCCTCGGCTGGTCTGACGGAAAAGGCATTGCGCCCACCGTCAGTAGCTCGGGCGATGACTTCGAACTGCCGAAAACGCGTACCTGGTGCTTGTTCGCGGGGTATGTCGCGGACTTCCCGTTCGACTTCGCGAGTAACGCATCGGTGAGCACAGCAGCCACCATCCAGCGTTCGGGCAAACTGAACTGGATCATCAAGGAAAACCCATGA
- a CDS encoding phage tail assembly chaperone family protein, TAC: MNLEQLKKKGGVIADALVPKEVAWKHVDKNGKTVTDKFTVHIRRHAFGVMEAMFAGGETERFKTARYLSASVMLGEDGTDELPFEDAVNLDPGLGLALYNAVKAVNNPPPKS, from the coding sequence ATGAATCTGGAACAGCTGAAGAAAAAAGGCGGCGTCATTGCTGACGCGCTGGTGCCGAAGGAAGTCGCCTGGAAGCATGTCGACAAGAACGGCAAAACCGTCACTGACAAATTCACGGTGCACATCCGTCGTCACGCCTTCGGGGTGATGGAGGCGATGTTCGCCGGCGGTGAGACCGAGCGATTTAAGACCGCCCGATATCTCTCTGCCAGCGTGATGCTGGGGGAGGATGGCACCGATGAGCTGCCATTCGAAGACGCTGTGAATCTTGACCCAGGCCTGGGGCTGGCGCTGTACAACGCCGTCAAGGCTGTGAACAACCCGCCCCCAAAGAGCTGA
- a CDS encoding phage tail assembly protein T produces the protein MLNGIGGTSIAEAKATLSYAEVLSWVDYRDKHGSLNIARRQELSAALIAVQVNRSWGGKADLYDFMPHHPQQSGISLMDAVASWT, from the coding sequence GTGCTGAACGGTATCGGTGGCACCTCTATCGCTGAGGCTAAGGCCACGCTTTCGTACGCAGAGGTGCTGTCTTGGGTCGACTATCGAGACAAGCATGGGTCGCTCAACATAGCCAGGCGACAGGAGTTGTCCGCAGCGCTGATCGCCGTTCAGGTAAATCGCAGTTGGGGTGGGAAGGCTGATCTGTACGACTTCATGCCACACCACCCACAGCAGTCGGGGATATCGCTTATGGATGCGGTTGCCTCTTGGACATAA